One Brachybacterium aquaticum genomic region harbors:
- a CDS encoding amino acid ABC transporter permease, translated as MTSSVVTHDTARRTPATDAAMGSDVMSGPSGSTPHGADPHGSGSGSGDGPRPGAITAVSDAELSRLKVVPAKHPGRVVLAVVVGLLVALVLYSFVTNPRWEWGVVAQWFFAESIIRGLLETLKLTALAGAVGFGLGLVLALMRLSPSSLISSVSWTFSWIFRSTPLLVQLLLWYNLGYLYERVTLGIPLTDVTFVDARTSDLMTPMLAAVLGLGLHQAAYAAELIRGGILSVDQGQLEAASALGIPARDRSLRIVLPQAMRAILPTAFNEIIGLVKGTAIVYVLAHAELFFTVQLIYGRTQQVLPMLLVATVWYIVITSALSIAQYYIERHYSKGAVRTLPPTPLQQVRTRLARLRPTPSGASA; from the coding sequence ATGACCTCCTCCGTCGTCACCCACGACACCGCGCGTCGCACCCCCGCGACCGATGCCGCGATGGGGTCCGACGTCATGTCGGGCCCGTCCGGTTCCACTCCCCACGGCGCGGACCCCCACGGCTCCGGCAGCGGCTCCGGCGACGGGCCCCGTCCCGGCGCGATCACCGCCGTCTCCGACGCGGAGCTCTCGCGGCTGAAGGTGGTCCCCGCGAAGCATCCGGGCCGCGTGGTCCTCGCGGTGGTCGTCGGCCTGCTCGTCGCCCTGGTGCTCTACTCCTTCGTCACCAACCCTCGCTGGGAGTGGGGCGTGGTGGCGCAGTGGTTCTTCGCCGAGTCGATCATCCGCGGACTGCTGGAGACCCTGAAGCTCACCGCGCTCGCCGGCGCCGTCGGCTTCGGCCTGGGCCTGGTGCTCGCGCTCATGCGGCTGTCCCCGTCCTCGCTGATCTCGTCGGTGAGCTGGACGTTCTCCTGGATCTTCCGCTCCACGCCCCTGCTGGTCCAGCTGCTGCTCTGGTACAACCTGGGCTACCTCTACGAGCGCGTCACCCTCGGCATCCCGCTGACGGACGTGACCTTCGTCGATGCGCGCACCAGCGACCTGATGACCCCGATGCTGGCCGCGGTCCTGGGCCTGGGCCTGCACCAGGCGGCCTATGCGGCCGAGCTCATCCGCGGCGGGATCCTGTCGGTCGACCAGGGTCAGCTCGAGGCGGCGAGCGCACTGGGCATCCCGGCCCGCGACCGCTCACTGCGCATCGTGTTGCCCCAGGCGATGCGGGCGATCCTGCCCACGGCGTTCAACGAGATCATCGGCCTGGTCAAGGGCACTGCGATCGTGTACGTCCTCGCCCACGCCGAGCTGTTCTTCACCGTCCAGCTGATCTACGGCCGCACCCAGCAGGTGCTGCCGATGCTGCTGGTCGCGACGGTCTGGTACATCGTCATCACCTCCGCGCTGTCGATCGCGCAGTACTACATCGAGCGCCACTACTCCAAGGGCGCCGTGCGCACCCTGCCGCCCACTCCGCTGCAGCAGGTCCGCACCCGTCTCGCCCGCCTCCGTCCCACCCCCTCGGGAGCCTCCGCATGA
- a CDS encoding amino acid ABC transporter ATP-binding protein yields MSPLSLLRRRTGHDAVGTPAPDRSAGSLTPAPSAGTPPADAPAARGGLIEIRGVRKSFGDLEVLRGIDLTLPPGSVTAILGPSGSGKSTLLRSINHLEPVTQGLISVDGEIIGYRRDGDLLHELHEKEVLRQRTAIGMVFQSFNLFAHMTAVQNVAEAPRRALGVPKAAAEARARELLALVGLEDKLDVYPRQLSGGQQQRVAIARALALEPKVLLFDEPTSALDPELVEEVLAVIRDLARAGTTLVIVTHEISFARDVADTVVFMDRGVIVEQGPPSQVIDHPSHERTRTFLQRVRTGTEQPSTEQPDLDEPVPTPASPALPRSSEDQS; encoded by the coding sequence ATGAGCCCGCTGTCCCTGCTCCGCCGCCGCACGGGCCATGACGCCGTCGGCACCCCCGCGCCGGACCGGTCGGCCGGTTCCCTCACGCCCGCCCCGTCGGCCGGCACCCCGCCGGCCGACGCCCCCGCCGCCCGCGGCGGGCTCATCGAGATCCGCGGGGTGCGCAAGTCCTTCGGCGACCTCGAGGTGCTGCGCGGCATCGACCTGACCCTGCCGCCCGGCTCGGTCACGGCGATCCTGGGCCCCTCGGGCTCGGGCAAGTCGACCCTGCTGCGCTCCATCAACCACCTCGAGCCCGTCACCCAGGGCCTGATCAGCGTGGACGGAGAGATCATCGGCTACCGCCGCGACGGGGACCTGCTGCACGAGCTGCACGAGAAGGAGGTGCTGCGCCAGCGCACCGCCATCGGGATGGTGTTCCAGAGCTTCAACCTCTTCGCCCACATGACCGCGGTGCAGAACGTCGCCGAGGCGCCCCGCCGCGCCCTCGGCGTCCCGAAGGCCGCCGCCGAGGCGCGGGCCCGGGAGCTGCTCGCGCTCGTGGGCCTGGAGGACAAGCTCGACGTCTACCCCCGTCAGCTCTCCGGCGGCCAGCAGCAGCGCGTCGCGATCGCCCGCGCCCTCGCGCTCGAGCCGAAGGTGCTGCTGTTCGACGAGCCGACCAGCGCGCTGGACCCGGAGCTGGTCGAGGAGGTGCTCGCCGTGATCCGCGACCTGGCCCGCGCCGGCACCACCCTCGTGATCGTCACCCACGAGATCTCCTTCGCCCGGGACGTGGCCGACACGGTCGTGTTCATGGACCGCGGCGTGATCGTCGAGCAGGGACCGCCCTCCCAGGTCATCGACCATCCCTCCCACGAGCGCACCCGCACCTTCCTCCAGCGCGTGCGCACCGGCACGGAGCAGCCGAGCACCGAGCAGCCCGACCTCGACGAGCCCGTCCCCACCCCCGCCTCCCCCGCCCTCCCCCGATCCTCCGAGGACCAGTCATGA
- a CDS encoding transporter substrate-binding domain-containing protein produces MNPRTTRPAPRRLSRRSVAASGLLLPLGLLAACSDPAPTATGGGAAAASDGGGSSASDGGGESAGSVDTTGTQELIRSTPDESVAALLPPEIAEAGVLRVGVNGTGSAPLTFLADDNQTLIGSEIDIARIVADKLGLEFDLRTTTWENWPLKLEAGEFDVVHSNIGINAERLQKFDFASYRAAYMSFLVKKGADFWLEDADSLSGRIIAVGAATNQERILTDWNAELVAAGKEPAELKNYSTEADTLLALGSGRVDGYIAPYASLSFVADRRDDMELQGRINAGWPDETLVAATFPGGSGLAEPYAAALNALIEEGTYAQVLDRWLLSDEALPSSRAHTKENP; encoded by the coding sequence ATGAACCCCCGCACCACCCGTCCTGCCCCGCGCCGCCTCTCCCGTCGCTCCGTCGCCGCCTCCGGCCTGCTGCTGCCGCTCGGCCTGCTGGCCGCCTGCTCCGATCCGGCCCCCACCGCGACCGGCGGCGGTGCCGCGGCCGCGAGCGACGGCGGCGGATCCTCCGCCTCCGACGGCGGCGGCGAGAGCGCCGGCTCCGTGGACACCACCGGCACCCAGGAGCTGATCCGCTCCACGCCCGACGAGTCGGTCGCCGCCCTGCTGCCGCCCGAGATCGCCGAGGCCGGCGTGCTGCGCGTGGGCGTCAACGGCACCGGCTCGGCGCCGCTGACGTTCCTGGCCGACGACAACCAGACCCTGATCGGCTCCGAGATCGACATCGCGCGCATCGTCGCCGACAAGCTCGGGCTCGAGTTCGACCTGCGCACCACCACCTGGGAGAACTGGCCGCTGAAGCTCGAGGCCGGCGAGTTCGACGTGGTCCACTCCAACATCGGCATCAACGCCGAGCGCCTGCAGAAGTTCGACTTCGCCTCCTACCGCGCCGCCTACATGTCCTTCCTGGTCAAGAAGGGGGCGGACTTCTGGCTCGAGGACGCCGACTCCCTCTCCGGCCGCATCATCGCCGTGGGCGCCGCCACCAACCAGGAGCGGATCCTCACCGACTGGAACGCCGAGCTCGTCGCCGCGGGCAAGGAGCCGGCGGAGCTGAAGAACTACTCCACCGAGGCCGACACCCTGCTCGCCCTCGGCTCCGGCCGCGTGGACGGCTACATCGCCCCCTACGCTTCGCTGAGCTTCGTCGCCGACCGCCGCGACGACATGGAGCTGCAGGGCCGCATCAACGCCGGCTGGCCCGACGAGACCCTGGTCGCCGCGACCTTCCCCGGCGGCAGCGGCCTGGCCGAGCCCTATGCTGCCGCGCTCAACGCCCTGATCGAGGAGGGCACCTATGCCCAGGTCCTCGACCGCTGGCTGCTGAGCGACGAGGCCCTGCCCTCCTCCCGCGCCCACACCAAGGAGAACCCGTGA
- a CDS encoding LLM class flavin-dependent oxidoreductase, producing the protein MTVAATTEKENSAPVTTTDAPTTDSAAAAGAASDAQGRTLPVLAVDLVTTPELLGSLAELARGLEDAGVGALTLSDGGLHPIHVASHLAPLTRSVGLLPRTDAIYVEPFHLATQLMSLDHISHGRAGWLLLAETDPAVPPTVGRELLSLEQTAREAADVLAAARLVWDSWADDAVVRDTEKGLYFDASRLQYADARAETFSVRGPAITPRSPQGLLPVLVADTDREAVGEAATAAADGRVLDVDLAAGADAVRSALETALSGAEDGQAGEGQPALRLVRLTGLDLDADPLGTVQALAADLRAAGLIAPVPSAGVDLRTQLGLAPAPHVADPVRRSDRARLTSKESA; encoded by the coding sequence GTGACCGTCGCCGCCACCACCGAGAAGGAGAACAGCGCCCCTGTGACCACCACCGACGCCCCCACCACCGACTCCGCCGCCGCGGCCGGCGCGGCCTCGGACGCGCAGGGTCGCACCCTGCCCGTCCTCGCCGTCGACCTCGTCACGACCCCCGAGCTGCTCGGCTCCCTCGCCGAGCTCGCCCGCGGCCTCGAGGACGCGGGAGTGGGCGCGCTGACCCTCAGCGACGGGGGCCTGCACCCCATCCACGTCGCCTCCCACCTCGCGCCGCTGACCCGCAGCGTGGGCCTGCTGCCCCGCACCGACGCGATCTACGTCGAGCCCTTCCACCTCGCGACCCAGCTGATGAGCCTGGACCACATCAGCCACGGCCGCGCCGGCTGGCTGCTGCTCGCCGAGACCGACCCGGCCGTCCCGCCGACCGTCGGCCGTGAGCTGCTGAGCCTCGAGCAGACCGCCCGCGAGGCGGCCGACGTGCTCGCCGCCGCCCGCCTGGTCTGGGACTCCTGGGCCGACGACGCCGTGGTGCGCGACACCGAGAAGGGCCTGTACTTCGACGCCTCGCGCCTGCAGTACGCGGACGCCCGGGCGGAGACCTTCTCCGTGCGCGGCCCCGCCATCACCCCCCGCTCCCCGCAGGGCCTGCTGCCCGTGCTCGTCGCGGACACCGACCGCGAGGCTGTGGGCGAGGCGGCGACGGCCGCGGCCGACGGGCGCGTGCTCGACGTCGATCTCGCCGCCGGCGCCGATGCCGTGCGCTCCGCCCTCGAGACCGCCCTCTCGGGCGCAGAGGACGGGCAGGCCGGAGAGGGGCAGCCCGCGCTTCGCCTCGTGCGCCTGACGGGCCTGGACCTCGACGCCGATCCGCTCGGCACCGTGCAGGCGCTCGCCGCGGACCTGCGCGCCGCGGGCCTGATCGCCCCGGTCCCGTCGGCCGGCGTCGACCTGCGCACCCAGCTGGGCCTCGCGCCCGCCCCCCACGTCGCAGATCCTGTGCGTCGCTCCGACCGCGCCCGCCTGACCTCGAAGGAGTCCGCATGA
- a CDS encoding LLM class flavin-dependent oxidoreductase, with protein sequence MTAGHWPLPTAPELSEEARALATGTAEHPIHPEHTPTGQLAFGVFFQGVNSSTIWRLPESGDQVAWESFESLIRTAERGKFAAFFLGEGLRLREHRGVPFELDVAGRPDAQTLLSALAAVTSKIGLVATQNTTFNDPVDLARRLQTLDLLSGGRAGWNIVTTDNAWTGENFRRGGYLDHADRYTHAEAFVQVAEQFWRGEKISHDGAHYTVRAEGTLPRSAQGRPTLFQAGASPAGQDFAARTSDVIFSPHASLSAAVDFRRSIVERTVAAGRDAGAVKILPGAEIVLAETEQEADEKVRWVRDLQIGPEQAIALLEQYWGRDLSEFDPEGPLPDVPPEVEESGVTRGAGFQYAKAEELTRTWREEAKEKGQNILEFARVKSGARRGEFTGSYDAVADRLAEYAALGAIDGLNITPWLIPSGLDDIVDHLIPRLQERGVYPEDYAGDTLRENLGLPPL encoded by the coding sequence ATGACCGCCGGCCACTGGCCCCTCCCGACCGCCCCGGAGCTGTCCGAGGAGGCGCGCGCCCTCGCCACCGGCACCGCCGAGCACCCGATCCACCCCGAGCACACCCCCACCGGGCAGCTCGCCTTCGGCGTGTTCTTCCAGGGCGTGAACTCCTCGACCATCTGGCGCCTGCCCGAGAGCGGCGACCAGGTGGCGTGGGAGTCCTTCGAGTCCCTGATCCGCACCGCCGAGCGCGGCAAGTTCGCGGCGTTCTTCCTCGGCGAGGGGCTGCGCCTGCGCGAGCACCGCGGCGTGCCCTTCGAGCTCGACGTCGCCGGGCGCCCCGACGCGCAGACCCTGCTCTCCGCCCTCGCCGCGGTGACCTCCAAGATCGGTCTCGTCGCCACGCAGAACACCACGTTCAACGACCCGGTCGACCTCGCCCGCCGCCTGCAGACCCTTGACCTGCTCTCCGGGGGCCGCGCCGGCTGGAACATCGTCACCACCGACAACGCCTGGACGGGCGAGAACTTCCGTCGCGGCGGCTACCTCGACCACGCCGACCGCTACACCCACGCCGAGGCGTTCGTGCAGGTCGCCGAGCAGTTCTGGCGCGGAGAGAAGATCTCCCACGACGGCGCCCACTACACCGTGCGCGCCGAGGGGACCCTGCCCCGCTCCGCGCAGGGCCGCCCGACCCTGTTCCAGGCGGGTGCGTCCCCCGCCGGGCAGGACTTCGCCGCCCGCACCTCGGACGTCATCTTCTCCCCCCACGCCTCGCTCTCCGCCGCGGTCGACTTCCGCCGCTCCATCGTGGAGCGCACCGTCGCCGCGGGCCGCGACGCGGGCGCCGTGAAGATCCTCCCCGGCGCGGAGATCGTCCTCGCCGAGACCGAGCAGGAGGCCGACGAGAAGGTGCGCTGGGTGCGCGACCTGCAGATCGGCCCCGAGCAGGCCATCGCCCTGCTCGAGCAGTACTGGGGCCGGGACCTCTCCGAGTTCGACCCGGAGGGTCCGTTGCCGGACGTGCCGCCGGAGGTCGAGGAGTCCGGGGTCACCCGGGGTGCCGGCTTCCAGTACGCCAAGGCCGAGGAGCTCACCCGCACCTGGCGCGAGGAGGCGAAGGAGAAGGGGCAGAACATCCTCGAGTTCGCCCGCGTGAAGTCCGGCGCCCGCCGCGGCGAGTTCACCGGCAGCTACGACGCGGTCGCCGACCGGCTCGCGGAGTACGCGGCGCTCGGCGCGATCGACGGTCTGAACATCACCCCGTGGCTGATCCCGTCGGGCCTGGACGACATCGTCGACCACCTCATTCCGCGCCTGCAGGAGCGGGGCGTGTACCCGGAGGACTACGCCGGGGACACCCTGCGGGAGAACCTGGGCCTGCCGCCGCTGTGA
- a CDS encoding LysR family transcriptional regulator: MDPRRLLIFRTVVRNGSIGAGARELGWTQPAVSQHLAALEKEVGTQLLLRSSSGITPTEAGSRLAAHAEAIAAQLHAAEEEIEAITALRRGSVKFGTFPSAAAMILPQVLNRLRETAPDLDVTFSELEPPDAVDALREGDLDLALVFRYPCSDIGDEGTLEWTPLMEDRVMLVLPTDHPHAEDPDLTLGDLAKDEWIAGCERCRANLISSARRAGFSPIVRHSTDDTIVVQQLITHGGGVALVPETALEAAPAADLVVRAIPDLDNRMIGLLNRRGALSIPAVGALRDALVAETTERLATAVMI; encoded by the coding sequence ATGGATCCTCGACGCCTGCTCATCTTCCGCACCGTGGTGCGCAACGGCTCGATCGGCGCCGGCGCCCGCGAGCTCGGCTGGACCCAGCCCGCGGTCTCCCAGCACCTCGCGGCGCTCGAGAAGGAGGTCGGGACCCAGCTGCTGCTGCGCTCCTCCTCCGGCATCACCCCCACCGAGGCCGGCTCGCGCCTGGCCGCGCATGCCGAGGCGATCGCCGCCCAGCTGCACGCGGCCGAGGAGGAGATCGAGGCGATCACGGCGCTGCGCCGAGGCAGCGTGAAGTTCGGGACCTTCCCGTCAGCCGCCGCGATGATCCTGCCCCAGGTGCTGAACCGGCTACGCGAGACCGCGCCCGACCTCGACGTCACCTTCTCCGAGCTGGAGCCGCCGGACGCCGTCGACGCGCTGCGCGAGGGCGATCTCGACCTCGCGCTCGTGTTCCGCTACCCCTGCAGCGACATCGGCGACGAGGGCACCCTGGAGTGGACCCCGCTCATGGAGGACCGGGTCATGCTCGTCCTCCCCACGGACCACCCCCACGCCGAGGACCCCGACCTCACCCTCGGCGATCTCGCCAAGGACGAGTGGATCGCCGGCTGCGAGCGCTGCCGCGCGAACCTCATCTCCTCCGCCCGCCGGGCCGGCTTCTCCCCGATCGTGCGCCACTCGACCGACGACACCATCGTGGTCCAGCAGCTCATCACCCACGGCGGCGGCGTGGCGCTCGTGCCCGAGACCGCGCTCGAGGCCGCCCCGGCCGCCGACCTCGTGGTCCGTGCGATCCCCGACCTCGACAACCGCATGATCGGCCTGCTGAACCGCCGCGGCGCCCTGTCGATCCCCGCCGTCGGCGCGCTCCGCGACGCGCTGGTCGCCGAGACCACCGAGCGCCTGGCCACCGCGGTGATGATCTGA
- a CDS encoding YciI family protein has protein sequence MATFAVQYTYIDDADRVGTFRPEHRAHLAELHSQGVVALSGPLADGAPGALVIVRADSADAALAALDADPFWREQVITERTAREWTVVVGELPEA, from the coding sequence ATGGCCACCTTCGCCGTCCAGTACACCTACATCGACGATGCCGACCGCGTGGGGACGTTCCGACCCGAGCACCGCGCGCATCTCGCCGAGCTGCACAGCCAGGGCGTCGTGGCGCTGTCCGGGCCGCTCGCCGACGGTGCGCCGGGTGCGCTCGTGATCGTGCGGGCCGACTCGGCCGACGCCGCGCTCGCCGCCCTGGACGCCGATCCGTTCTGGCGCGAGCAGGTCATCACCGAGCGCACCGCGCGCGAGTGGACCGTCGTGGTGGGCGAGCTGCCCGAGGCCTGA
- a CDS encoding ArsR/SmtB family transcription factor, with protein sequence MSDVAGMSAADPAEARAGDPALQDRLVALEERVHQLETRLGGGGADIADTAARGGDPVGRDESARPADPPSHEDVFWALEGLKERVPAPGGVLLTGAVEVGAGRLDYQWARPTEHLLETDWTGRADALAALGHPLRMAILRHLLDGERTVAQLVEELELGSTGVAYHHLSALQSGSWVHSPRRGSWALPADRVIPLLTILIALERG encoded by the coding sequence ATGTCCGACGTCGCTGGGATGTCCGCTGCGGACCCTGCCGAGGCCCGCGCCGGCGATCCCGCGCTCCAGGACCGGCTGGTCGCGCTCGAGGAGCGCGTGCATCAGCTCGAAACCCGCCTCGGCGGCGGCGGGGCAGACATCGCAGACACTGCCGCCAGGGGCGGCGATCCCGTCGGCCGCGACGAGAGCGCCCGCCCTGCCGATCCCCCGTCCCACGAGGACGTCTTCTGGGCGCTCGAGGGGCTGAAGGAGCGCGTGCCCGCACCGGGCGGCGTGCTCCTGACCGGCGCGGTCGAGGTGGGCGCCGGGCGCCTCGACTACCAGTGGGCGCGCCCCACCGAGCACCTGCTGGAGACCGACTGGACCGGGCGCGCCGACGCGCTCGCCGCGCTCGGGCACCCGCTCAGGATGGCGATCCTGCGTCACCTGCTGGACGGCGAGCGCACCGTCGCCCAGCTGGTCGAGGAGCTCGAGCTCGGATCGACGGGCGTCGCCTACCACCACCTCTCGGCCCTGCAGTCCGGAAGCTGGGTCCACTCCCCGCGCCGCGGCAGCTGGGCGCTGCCCGCCGACCGCGTGATCCCCCTGCTGACCATCCTGATCGCTCTCGAGAGAGGCTGA
- a CDS encoding serine hydrolase domain-containing protein — protein MSAPDGTPDRADDDTPDPAAGFPAVTRRTALAVGVPTVAALVGLTALTAPRPARLGEPTGDETLTSAIAGQLDGHRHVAIAYLDGSGQTRFCGFGADESTEFEIGSATKTFTGALMAEGIARGEVTAETTVEEILGDEAADSAIADVTLAELATHTSGMPRLGGATLGASLAGTFLRKDPYAGRDADQVIADALATTPSGRGEYAYSNIGAALEGQLLARAAGTGYGSLLAERVLDPLGLAGTYLPLTEAGMREGAPRGHTATGLGSAAWTLDGSAPAGGLRSTAADLAVYLQGTLDGSAPGADAATEVLFEGSATSRNGMNWFHQDVGDGVWVTFHNGQTGGFASFLGFVPETGRGIVLLTDTARSIDTLGVRILTGEVAL, from the coding sequence GTGTCCGCACCCGACGGCACCCCCGACCGCGCCGATGACGACACCCCCGACCCTGCTGCGGGGTTCCCGGCCGTGACCCGCCGCACCGCTCTCGCCGTCGGCGTCCCGACCGTCGCCGCGCTCGTGGGGCTGACGGCGCTGACCGCCCCGCGCCCCGCCCGGCTCGGCGAGCCCACCGGCGACGAGACGCTGACCAGCGCGATCGCCGGGCAGCTGGACGGGCACCGCCACGTCGCCATCGCCTACCTCGACGGCTCCGGGCAGACGCGCTTCTGCGGTTTCGGGGCGGACGAGAGCACCGAGTTCGAGATCGGCTCGGCGACCAAGACCTTCACCGGCGCGCTCATGGCCGAGGGGATCGCCCGCGGCGAGGTCACCGCGGAGACCACCGTCGAGGAGATCCTCGGCGACGAGGCCGCAGACAGCGCGATCGCGGACGTGACCCTCGCGGAGCTCGCCACCCACACCTCCGGCATGCCGCGGCTCGGCGGCGCGACCCTCGGCGCGTCCCTCGCCGGGACGTTCCTGCGCAAGGATCCCTATGCCGGCCGCGACGCGGACCAGGTGATCGCCGACGCGCTCGCGACCACGCCGTCGGGCCGCGGCGAGTACGCCTACTCCAACATCGGTGCGGCGCTCGAGGGGCAGCTGCTCGCCCGCGCCGCCGGCACGGGCTACGGCTCCCTGCTCGCCGAGCGGGTCCTCGACCCGCTGGGCCTCGCCGGCACCTATCTGCCGCTCACCGAGGCGGGTATGCGCGAGGGCGCGCCGCGCGGGCACACCGCGACCGGGCTCGGCAGCGCGGCCTGGACCTTGGACGGCAGCGCCCCCGCGGGCGGCCTGCGCTCCACCGCCGCGGACCTCGCCGTCTACCTCCAGGGCACCCTGGACGGCTCCGCACCGGGCGCCGATGCCGCCACCGAGGTGCTCTTCGAGGGCAGCGCCACCAGCCGCAACGGCATGAACTGGTTCCACCAGGACGTGGGCGACGGGGTGTGGGTGACCTTCCACAACGGCCAGACCGGCGGCTTCGCGTCCTTCCTCGGCTTCGTCCCCGAGACGGGCCGGGGAATCGTGCTGCTCACCGACACGGCCCGCAGCATCGACACCCTCGGCGTCCGCATCCTCACCGGGGAGGTGGCCCTGTGA
- a CDS encoding alpha/beta hydrolase, producing the protein MIRLRTDFFAESLGMGTSMVVLMPQAAAGIGMEGAGAAGEEGAADGRHPGVPVLYLLHGLSDDCTIWERRTSIERYASEKGIAVVMPEVRRSFYTDEAVGEAYWTFVAEELPQLVARTFRVSTAREDTFVAGLSMGGFGAFKLALHHPGRFAGAASLSGAVDPASLPLELNAGHLAERVWGGRGISGTDDDLLGLVRRADPASLPALFLDCGTEDELLPQNERFLAEAEARGVEVTSRLRPGAHTWDFWDQGIQDVLDWLPLRR; encoded by the coding sequence ATGATCCGCCTGCGCACCGACTTCTTCGCCGAGTCCCTCGGCATGGGCACCTCGATGGTGGTGCTGATGCCGCAGGCCGCGGCCGGGATCGGGATGGAGGGCGCGGGCGCCGCGGGGGAGGAGGGCGCGGCCGACGGCCGCCATCCCGGCGTGCCCGTGCTCTACCTCCTGCACGGCCTGAGCGACGACTGCACCATCTGGGAGCGGCGCACCTCGATCGAGCGCTACGCCAGCGAGAAGGGCATCGCGGTGGTCATGCCCGAGGTGCGGCGCTCCTTCTACACCGACGAAGCCGTGGGCGAGGCGTACTGGACCTTCGTCGCCGAGGAGCTGCCGCAGCTGGTCGCGCGCACCTTCCGCGTCTCCACCGCGCGGGAGGACACCTTCGTGGCGGGTCTGTCGATGGGCGGCTTCGGCGCGTTCAAGCTGGCCCTGCACCACCCGGGCCGGTTCGCGGGCGCCGCGAGCCTGTCCGGCGCGGTCGACCCCGCCTCCCTGCCGCTCGAGCTGAACGCCGGCCACCTCGCCGAGCGGGTCTGGGGCGGACGCGGCATCTCCGGCACCGACGACGACCTGCTCGGCCTCGTGCGCCGCGCCGACCCCGCCTCGCTGCCGGCGCTGTTCCTGGACTGCGGCACGGAGGACGAGCTGCTGCCCCAGAACGAGCGCTTCCTCGCCGAGGCCGAGGCCCGCGGCGTCGAGGTCACCTCGCGCCTGCGCCCCGGCGCCCACACCTGGGACTTCTGGGACCAGGGCATCCAGGACGTCCTGGACTGGCTGCCGCTGCGCCGCTGA
- a CDS encoding alcohol dehydrogenase catalytic domain-containing protein: MAGRAAETQRVHLPADRVGDPGRGGRGAHAAIVGWRTCEVTADGATRGAADSAAGRLSGPPTPRPRRGLLCRIYGAIIHAAGDAVTTVKVGDFVVGGFNPSDGTCPLCRKGATANCLHKQSYDGAHAEQVRIPHADGTLVATPEMPADDLIPSLLTLSDVMCTGWHAAVSGGVTEGSTVAVVGDGAVGLRGGPANCGAYLPRLMEKVLAREIEPGLVFDLELPLTDIAEAYAAMDERRAIKVLVRP, from the coding sequence GTGGCGGGGCGCGCCGCAGAAACCCAGCGGGTACACCTGCCAGCAGATCGCGTCGGTGATCCAGGACGGGGCGGTCGTGGTGCTCATGCGGCCATCGTAGGCTGGCGGACCTGCGAGGTCACGGCCGACGGGGCGACTCGGGGCGCGGCCGACAGCGCCGCAGGGAGACTGTCAGGCCCTCCCACGCCCCGGCCGCGTCGTGGCCTTCTGTGTCGCATCTATGGAGCGATCATCCACGCCGCCGGCGACGCGGTCACCACCGTGAAGGTCGGCGATTTCGTGGTCGGCGGGTTCAACCCCTCCGACGGCACCTGCCCCCTGTGCCGCAAGGGCGCCACCGCCAACTGCCTGCACAAGCAGTCCTACGACGGCGCCCACGCCGAGCAGGTGCGCATCCCGCACGCCGACGGCACCCTCGTCGCCACCCCCGAGATGCCCGCAGACGACCTGATCCCGAGCCTGCTGACCCTGTCCGACGTCATGTGCACCGGCTGGCACGCGGCCGTCAGCGGCGGCGTCACCGAGGGCAGCACGGTCGCGGTGGTCGGCGACGGCGCTGTGGGCCTGCGCGGCGGGCCCGCCAACTGCGGCGCTTACCTGCCCCGGCTCATGGAGAAGGTGCTCGCCCGCGAGATCGAGCCCGGGCTCGTCTTCGACCTCGAGCTGCCGCTGACCGACATCGCCGAGGCGTACGCCGCGATGGACGAGCGCCGCGCGATCAAGGTGCTCGTGCGCCCCTGA